In Triticum aestivum cultivar Chinese Spring chromosome 5B, IWGSC CS RefSeq v2.1, whole genome shotgun sequence, the following proteins share a genomic window:
- the LOC123115562 gene encoding putative disease resistance protein RGA3, with product MAESLLLPLVRGVAGKAADALVETITHMCGLDDDHRTLERHLLAVECKLANAEERSETNDYVKSWMKELKSVAYEADDVLDDFQYEALRCRSKIGKSTIRKVLGYIKHHSPLLFCFEMRKKLKNVPEKINKLVEEMNKYGLENSVHREEQRHSWRQTHSKLDDSTKIFGRDDDKEVVANLLLDQQDQLKVQVLPIFGMGGLGKTTLAKMLYNDQGVQQHFQLKMWHCVSDNFDAIAIVKSIIELATNGSCDLPGSIELLQKRLEQVIGQKRFMLVLDDVWNEDERKWEDVLKPLLCSIGGPGSVIVVTTQSQKVAAIMQTLQPHKLACLSERDSWELFAKKAYGNGVEQEQAELVGIGKRTVNKCRGLPLALKTMGGLPSSYQQVQEWKAIEESNIRDNDRGKDEIISILKLSYTHLSSEMEQCFAFLAVFPKDYKMDRNMLIQLWMANGFIQEKEQWI from the coding sequence ATGGCAGAGTCGCTGCTTCTCCCACTAGTGCGCGGCGTGGCCGGCAAGGCCGCAGATGCACTTGTAGAGACCATTACCCACATGTGTGGCCTCGACGATGACCACCGAACGCTGGAGCGCCATCTGCTAGCCGTCGAGTGCAAGCTTGCTAACGCCGAGGAGAGGAGCGAGACAAACGACTATGTCAAGAGCTGGATGAAGGAGCTCAAGTCTGTCGCCTACGAGGCCGACGACGTGCTCGATGACTTCCAGTATGAGGCACTGCGCTGTCGGTCTAAGATTGGCAAGTCCACTATCCGCAAGGTACTCGGCTACATCAAGCACCACAGCCCGCTACTCTTCTGTTTTGAAATGAGAAAGAAACTCAAGAACGTACCCGAGAAGATCAATAAATTGGTTGAGGAGATGAACAAGTATGGACTGGAGAATTCTGTACATAGGGAGGAGCAGCGACATTCTTGGCGGCAGACACACTCAAAACTGGACGACTCTACCAAAATCTTTGGAAGAGATGATGATAAGGAAGTGGTGGCGAACTTGCTGCTGGACCAGCAAGATCAGTTGAAGGTGCAGGTCCTGCCCATCTTTGGGATGGGAGGTCTTGGCAAGACAACTCTTGCTAAGATGTTGTATAATGACCAAGGGGTCCAGCAGCATTTCCAGTTGAAGATGTGGCACTGCGTGTCGGACAACTTTGATGCCATTGCTATTGTCAAATCCATCATTGAGTTGGCTACAAATGGAAGTTGTGACCTGCCTGGCAGCATTGAACTATTGCAAAAGCGACTTGAACAAGTCATTGGCCAAAAAAGGTTTATGCTCGTGCTTGATGATGTGTGGAATGAAGATGAGAGGAAGTGGGAGGATGTCCTGAAGCCTCTTTTGTGTTCTATTGGAGGACCAGGAAGCGTAATAGTTGTCACAACTCAAAGCCAGAAAGTGGCCGCTATAATGCAGACCCTTCAACCCCACAAGCTAGCATGTCTGAGTGAACGAGATTCATGGGAATTATTTGCAAAGAAAGCATATGGCAACGGTGTAGAGCAGGAGCAAGCAGAGTTGGTCGGCATTGGCAAACGTACTGTCAACAAATGCAGGGGGCTGCCTCTTGCTCTCAAGACAATGGGTGGATTGCCAAGTTCATATCAACAAGTACAAGAATGGAAGGCCATCGAAGAAAGTAATATTAGGGATAATGATAGAGGGAAAGATGAGATCATTTCCATCCTAAAGTTGAGCTATACCCACCTATCATCTGAAATGGAGCAATGTTTTGCATTCTTAGCAGTTTTTCCCAAGGACTATAAGATGGACAGGAACATGTTGATCCAGCTATGGATGGCAAATGGTTTTATTCAAGAGAAGGAACAATGGATTTAA